One region of Mangifera indica cultivar Alphonso chromosome 3, CATAS_Mindica_2.1, whole genome shotgun sequence genomic DNA includes:
- the LOC123210364 gene encoding uncharacterized protein LOC123210364 isoform X1: MALKNQMRLGWIYEHVNAVGLKLQYSVSGLLHLAMHPLPMHGYLLWCILFVYIYMPALSFSLGLNSGREIASSNLLHSLESDLSNNFKSSTSSYLKTSSLSSPLNTNVSCGDLGGVGSFNTTCLLNSNLYLNSDLYIYGTGNLEILPHVSIVSPIEGCMITFNMSGNINVGEDAAIIAGSVVFSAANLTMEHGSFINTTSLGGLPPSQTSGTPIGYDGAGGGHGGRGASCLKNKKKSFWGGDVYAWSTLAKPWSYGSKGGGTSDEYQFGGGGGGRVLLISKDILYLNGSVFAEGGDGGLKGGGGSGGSIFVIALKLKGYGTISAAGGRGWGGGGGGRVSLDCYSIQEDIKVTVHGGFSIGCPENAGAAGTHFNAYLSSLRVSNDNLVTETETPLLDFSTSPLWSNVFVENNAKVLVPLLWTRVQVRGQISLYCGSSIIFGLSKYPVSEFELVAEELLMSDSVIKVFGAFRVSIKMLLMWNSKIQIDGGGNTIVTTSVLEIRNLVVLRENSVISSNANLGVYGQGLLKLSGLGDAIKGQRLSLSLFYNITVGQGSLLQAPLDDDAGRSVVTESLCDSQTCPIDLITPPDDCHVNYTLSFSLQICRVEDLLVSGLIKGSIIHIHRARTIVVDTDGMIVASELGCSEGIGKGIYSNGAGGGAGHGGRGGSGFFNGRLSNGGHEYGSADLPCELGSGTEGPNESYQHVNGGGMIVVGSIQWPLLRLDVYGSLRADGQSGGKKTINGNSSLIGGLGGGSGGTILLFLEELTLENRSLLSVVGGNGGFPGGGGGGGGRVHFHWSKIYVGIEYVPVATIHGSINSSGGAGDNGDLSGEMGTVTGKKCPKGLYGTFCQECPIGTYKDVDGSDESLCTPCPLDLLPRRANFIYVRGGVSQPFCPYKCISDKYRVPNCFTPLEELMYTFGGPWPFGLLMSVIIVLLALLLSTLRIKLIGSSSSYGTNSTEHHSHDHFPYLLSLSEVRGTRAEETQSHVHRMYFMGPNTFREPWHLPYSPANAIIKIVYEDAFNRFIDEINSVAAYDWWEGSIHSILTVLAYPCAWSWKQWRRRKKIHRLQEYVKSEYDHSCLRSCRSRALYKGMKVGATPDLMVAYIDFFLGGDEKRLDMVSIIQMRFPMCIIFGGNGSYMSPYNLHSDALLTNLLGQHVPATVWNRLVSGLNAQLRTVRAGSVCSTLLPVIDWISSHGNPQLEFHGVKIELGWFQPTASGYYQLGILVVVGDYSLQRHHSDLLDGSDEYPRKNTACSGRSNKQLQQSRPCASHPLSLKKITGGINGGLINDATLRSLEFKRDFLFPLSLLLHNTRPFGRQDTLQLLITIMLLADLCITLLILLEFYWISLGAFLAVLLILPLSLLSPFPAGLNALFSKEPRRSSLARIYALWNATSLSNLAVAFISGICHYGLSCFEPPDNATTWNTIREDNKWWLLPTILVLFKSIQARLVDWHIANLEIRDFSLFSSDPDTFWAHEPLS, encoded by the exons ATGGCTTTAAAAAACCAGATGAGGCTAGGTTGGATTTATGAGCATGTCAATGCTGTGGGACTGAAACTTCAATATTCAGTTTCTGGCTTACTGCATCTGGCAATGCATCCTTTGCCAATGCATGGCTACCTCTTATGGTGTATTTTGTTTGTGTATATTTATATGCCTGCCCTTTCTTTTAGTTTAGGGCTGAACAGTGGTAGAGAAATTGCATCCAGCAACTTGTTGCATAGTCTTGAATCAGatttaagtaataattttaagagTAGCACCTCTTCTTATTTGAAAACATCATCTTTATCGTCCCCATTGAATACTAATGTATCCTGTGGAGATTTGGGAGGTGTTGGATCATTTAATACTACATGCTTGTTGAACTCAAACTTGTATTTGAATTCCGATCTCTACATTTATGGTACGGGAAACCTCGAGATACTTCCTCATGTTTCTATAGTGTCCCCTATAGAAGGCTGTATGATAACTTTTAATATGTCTGGTAACATTAATGTGGGCGAAGATGCAGCCATTATTGCTGGTTCAGTTGTTTTCTCTGCTGCCAATTTGACTATGGAACATGGATCTTTCATAAATACAACATCCTTAGGTGGATTGCCACCTTCTCAAACCAGTGGTACACCAATAGGCTATGATGGAGCTGGTGGAGGGCATGGTGGTCGGGGTGCTTCCTGTttgaaaaacaagaagaaaagttTTTGGGGTGGTGATGTTTATGCTTGGTCAACTTTAGCTAAGCCGTGGAGTTATGGGAGTAAAGGTGGTGGCACATCTGATGAATATCAATttggaggtggtggcggtggacgTGTTCTGCTTATATCAAAGGACATACTATATTTGAACGGATCAGTATTTGCAGAAGGTGGGGATGGAGGACTAAAGGGGGGAGGTGGGTCTGGTGGAAGTATCTTCGTCATTGCACTAAAGTT GAAGGGATATGGAACTATAAGTGCAGCAGGTGGGAGAGGCTGgggtggaggtggtggtggaAGAGTATCTCTGGACTGTTACAGCATACAAGAAGATATAAAAGTTACTGTGCATG GTGGCTTTAGTATAGGTTGTCCTGAAAATGCTGGAGCTGCTGGTACACACTTTAATGCATATTTATCGAGTTTAAGAGTTAGCAACGATAATCTTGTGACAGAAACAGAAACTCCTCTGCTTGATTTTTCTACTAGCCCTTTATGGTCAAATGTTTTTGTGGAGAACAATGCAAAAGTTTTGGTTCCATTACTTTGGACCAGAGTTCAG GTGAGGGGCCAAATCAGCCTATATTGTGGAAGCAGCATCATCTTTGGCTTATCCAAATATCCAGTATCAGAATTTGAGCTTGTCGCTGAAGAACTTTTGATGAGTGACTCTGTCATAAAA GTTTTTGGTGCTTTTAGAGTTTCCATCAAAATGCTGCTCATGTGGAACTCCAAAATTCAAATAGATGGCGGCGGAAATACCATTGTCACCACCTCTGTCCTTGAAATCAGGAATCTAGTTGTTCTAAGG GAGAACTCTGTCATTAGTTCAAATGCAAATTTGGGTGTATATGGTCAAGGATTGCTGAAGTTGAGTGGCCTTGGCGATGCAATCAAAGGCCAACGACTTTCATTGTCACTTTTTTACAACATAACT GTTGGACAAGGTTCACTATTACAAGCTCCACTAGATGATGATGCTGGTAGAAGCGT GGTTACTGAATCCCTTTGTGATAGTCAGACATGCCCAATAGATTTGATAACTCCTCCTGATGATTGCCATGTTAATTACACACTGTCCTTTTCACTTCAA ATCTGTCGTGTTGAGGATCTTCTTGTCAGTGGCCTTATCAAGGGAAGTATAATCCACATCCACAGAGCTAGGACAATTGTTGTTGACACAGACGGCATGATTGTTGCATCAGAATTGG GTTGCAGTGAAGGTATTGGAAAGGGTATTTATTCTAATGGAGCTGGTGGTGGAGCTGGCCACGGGGGACGAGGTGGGTCAGGATTTTTcaatgggaggttgagcaatgGTGGTCATGAATATGGTAGTGCTGATCTTCCTTGCGAGTTGGGAAGTGGAACTGAGGGGCCCAATGAGTCATATCAACATGTGAATGGAGGCGGGATGATTG TTGTTGGATCCATCCAGTGGCCACTGTTAAGGCTTGATGTCTATGGATCTTTGAGGGCTGATGGTCAAAGTGGTGGgaagaaaacaataaatggTAACAGTTCATTGATCGGTGGACTTGGTGGAGGTTCTGGTGGGACTATCCTTCTTTTCCTTGAAGAGCTCACACTTGAGAATCGTTCATTGTTATCTGTTGTCGGGGGCAATGGTGGCTTTCCtggtggtggcggtggtggtggtggtagaGTTCATTTTCATTGGTCTAAGATTTATGTTGGGATTGAGTATGTTCCAGTGGCAACTATACATGGTTCCATTAACAGCAG TGGAGGTGCTGGTGACAATGGTGATCTTTCCGGTGAAATGGGCACTGTTACTGGAAAAAAATGCCCCAAAGGTCTGTATGGTACATTCTGCCAG GAATGTCCTATTGGCACCTATAAAGATGTGGATGGCTCTGATGAAAGTCTTTGTACTCCCTGTCCTCTTGACCTTCTTCCCAGGCGTGCAAATTTCATATATGTACgag GGGGAGTTAGCCAGCCATTTTGTCCCTATAAATGCATTTCTGATAAGTATAGGGTGCCAAATTGTTTTACACCTCTTGAGGAATTGATGTATACCTTTGGAGGCCCGTGGCCTTTTGGGCTTCTTATGTCTGTCATCATAGTGCTTCTGGCTCTTCTATTGAGTACTCTGAGAATTAAATTGATTGGATCAAGCTCTTCATACGGGACAAATTCAACAGAGCACCATAGTCATGACCATTTTCCATATCTTCTTTCCCTATCAGAG GTACGGGGAACCAGAGCCGAGGAAACTCAAAGTCATGTGCACAGAATGTACTTTATGGGTCCCAATACCTTTAGAGAACCCTGGCATCTTCCTTACTCTCCAGCCAATGCAATTATCAAGATTGT GTATGAAGATGCTTTTAACAGATTTATTGATGAAATCAACTCTGTTGCTGCATATGATTGGTGGGAAGGGTCCATTCATAGCATACTTACAGTGCTTGCATATCCTTGTGCCTGGTCTTGGAAACAATGGCGGCGGAGAAAGAAGATTCATCGCCTTCAGGAATATGTCAAGTCTGAATATGACCATTCATGTCTCCGATCTTGTAGATCACGTGCTTTATACAAGGGGATGAAG GTTGGAGCTACACCAGACTTGATGGTTGcatatattgattttttcctTGGTGGTGATGAGAAGCGTTTAGACATGGTATCCATTATACAGATGAGGTTCCCTATGTGCATTATTTTTGGTGGAAATGGAAGCTATATGTCACCTTATAATCTTCACAGTGATGCATTGTTGACCAATCTTCTTGGCCAG CATGTTCCAGCAACTGTTTGGAATCGATTGGTTTCTGGTCTTAATGCTCAATTGAGGACTGTGAGGGCAGGATCAGTTTGTTCCACATTGCTTCCTGTTATTGATTGGATAAGTAGTCATGGAAACCCCCAACTTGAGTTCCATGGGGTTAAGATTGAGCTAGGGTGGTTTCAACCAACTGCTTCTGGATACTATCAGCTCGGTATCCTAGTTGTGGTTGGTGATTATTCTCTGCAGAGGCACCACTCTGATTTGTTGGATGGAAGTGATGAGTATCCAAG gaAAAATACAGCATGTTCAGGCAGAAGCAATAAGCAGCTGCAGCAAAGTCGGCCTTGCGCAAGTCATCCATTATCTCTTAAAAAGATAACAGGAGGAATTAATGGAGGTCTTATAAATGATGCTACTTTAAGATCCTTAGAGTTTAAAAGGGACTTTCTATTTCCACTGTCTCTTTTATTGCACAACACTAGACCTTTTGGTCGTCAG GATACACTTCAGCTTCTGATCACTATCATGCTTTTGGCAGATCTATGCATTACCCTCCTTATATTACTTGAGTTCTACTGGATTTCTCTTGGGGCCTTCCTTGCTGTCTTACTTATTCTTCCTCTATCCCTGCTTTCTCCCTTCCCAGCTGGCTTAAATGCTTTATTCAGTAAGGAACCTAGAAGATCTTCACTTGCTCGTATATATGCATTGTGGAATGCTACATCTCTATCCAATCTT GCTGTGGCTTTCATTTCGGGCATTTGCCACTATGGACTTTCATGTTTCGAACCACCTGATAATGCAACTACTTGGAACACTATAAG GGAGGACAATAAATGGTGGCTTTTACCAACCATCCTTGTGTTATTTAAATCGATACAAGCTCGATTAGTTGACTGGCATATAGCTAATCTGGAAATCCGAGATTTTTCCCTGTTCAGCTCAGATCCAGACACGTTTTGGGCACACGAACCTCTCTCATGA
- the LOC123210364 gene encoding uncharacterized protein LOC123210364 isoform X2: MALKNQMRLGWIYEHVNAVGLKLQYSVSGLLHLAMHPLPMHGYLLWCILFVYIYMPALSFSLGLNSGREIASSNLLHSLESDLSNNFKSSTSSYLKTSSLSSPLNTNVSCGDLGGVGSFNTTCLLNSNLYLNSDLYIYGTGNLEILPHVSIVSPIEGCMITFNMSGNINVGEDAAIIAGSVVFSAANLTMEHGSFINTTSLGGLPPSQTSGTPIGYDGAGGGHGGRGASCLKNKKKSFWGGDVYAWSTLAKPWSYGSKGGGTSDEYQFGGGGGGRVLLISKDILYLNGSVFAEGGDGGLKGGGGSGGSIFVIALKLKGYGTISAAGGRGWGGGGGGRVSLDCYSIQEDIKVTVHGGFSIGCPENAGAAGTHFNAYLSSLRVSNDNLVTETETPLLDFSTSPLWSNVFVENNAKVLVPLLWTRVQVRGQISLYCGSSIIFGLSKYPVSEFELVAEELLMSDSVIKVFGAFRVSIKMLLMWNSKIQIDGGGNTIVTTSVLEIRNLVVLRENSVISSNANLGVYGQGLLKLSGLGDAIKGQRLSLSLFYNITVGQGSLLQAPLDDDAGRSVVTESLCDSQTCPIDLITPPDDCHVNYTLSFSLQICRVEDLLVSGLIKGSIIHIHRARTIVVDTDGMIVASELGCSEGIGKGIYSNGAGGGAGHGGRGGSGFFNGRLSNGGHEYGSADLPCELGSGTEGPNESYQHVNGGGMIVVGSIQWPLLRLDVYGSLRADGQSGGKKTINGNSSLIGGLGGGSGGTILLFLEELTLENRSLLSVVGGNGGFPGGGGGGGGRVHFHWSKIYVGIEYVPVATIHGSINSSGGAGDNGDLSGEMGTVTGKKCPKGLYGTFCQECPIGTYKDVDGSDESLCTPCPLDLLPRRANFIYVRGGVSQPFCPYKCISDKYRVPNCFTPLEELMYTFGGPWPFGLLMSVIIVLLALLLSTLRIKLIGSSSSYGTNSTEHHSHDHFPYLLSLSEVRGTRAEETQSHVHRMYFMGPNTFREPWHLPYSPANAIIKIVYEDAFNRFIDEINSVAAYDWWEGSIHSILTVLAYPCAWSWKQWRRRKKIHRLQEYVKSEYDHSCLRSCRSRALYKGMKVGATPDLMVAYIDFFLGGDEKRLDMVSIIQMRFPMCIIFGGNGSYMSPYNLHSDALLTNLLGQHVPATVWNRLVSGLNAQLRTVRAGSVCSTLLPVIDWISSHGNPQLEFHGVKIELGWFQPTASGYYQLGILVVVGDYSLQRHHSDLLDGSDEYPR; encoded by the exons ATGGCTTTAAAAAACCAGATGAGGCTAGGTTGGATTTATGAGCATGTCAATGCTGTGGGACTGAAACTTCAATATTCAGTTTCTGGCTTACTGCATCTGGCAATGCATCCTTTGCCAATGCATGGCTACCTCTTATGGTGTATTTTGTTTGTGTATATTTATATGCCTGCCCTTTCTTTTAGTTTAGGGCTGAACAGTGGTAGAGAAATTGCATCCAGCAACTTGTTGCATAGTCTTGAATCAGatttaagtaataattttaagagTAGCACCTCTTCTTATTTGAAAACATCATCTTTATCGTCCCCATTGAATACTAATGTATCCTGTGGAGATTTGGGAGGTGTTGGATCATTTAATACTACATGCTTGTTGAACTCAAACTTGTATTTGAATTCCGATCTCTACATTTATGGTACGGGAAACCTCGAGATACTTCCTCATGTTTCTATAGTGTCCCCTATAGAAGGCTGTATGATAACTTTTAATATGTCTGGTAACATTAATGTGGGCGAAGATGCAGCCATTATTGCTGGTTCAGTTGTTTTCTCTGCTGCCAATTTGACTATGGAACATGGATCTTTCATAAATACAACATCCTTAGGTGGATTGCCACCTTCTCAAACCAGTGGTACACCAATAGGCTATGATGGAGCTGGTGGAGGGCATGGTGGTCGGGGTGCTTCCTGTttgaaaaacaagaagaaaagttTTTGGGGTGGTGATGTTTATGCTTGGTCAACTTTAGCTAAGCCGTGGAGTTATGGGAGTAAAGGTGGTGGCACATCTGATGAATATCAATttggaggtggtggcggtggacgTGTTCTGCTTATATCAAAGGACATACTATATTTGAACGGATCAGTATTTGCAGAAGGTGGGGATGGAGGACTAAAGGGGGGAGGTGGGTCTGGTGGAAGTATCTTCGTCATTGCACTAAAGTT GAAGGGATATGGAACTATAAGTGCAGCAGGTGGGAGAGGCTGgggtggaggtggtggtggaAGAGTATCTCTGGACTGTTACAGCATACAAGAAGATATAAAAGTTACTGTGCATG GTGGCTTTAGTATAGGTTGTCCTGAAAATGCTGGAGCTGCTGGTACACACTTTAATGCATATTTATCGAGTTTAAGAGTTAGCAACGATAATCTTGTGACAGAAACAGAAACTCCTCTGCTTGATTTTTCTACTAGCCCTTTATGGTCAAATGTTTTTGTGGAGAACAATGCAAAAGTTTTGGTTCCATTACTTTGGACCAGAGTTCAG GTGAGGGGCCAAATCAGCCTATATTGTGGAAGCAGCATCATCTTTGGCTTATCCAAATATCCAGTATCAGAATTTGAGCTTGTCGCTGAAGAACTTTTGATGAGTGACTCTGTCATAAAA GTTTTTGGTGCTTTTAGAGTTTCCATCAAAATGCTGCTCATGTGGAACTCCAAAATTCAAATAGATGGCGGCGGAAATACCATTGTCACCACCTCTGTCCTTGAAATCAGGAATCTAGTTGTTCTAAGG GAGAACTCTGTCATTAGTTCAAATGCAAATTTGGGTGTATATGGTCAAGGATTGCTGAAGTTGAGTGGCCTTGGCGATGCAATCAAAGGCCAACGACTTTCATTGTCACTTTTTTACAACATAACT GTTGGACAAGGTTCACTATTACAAGCTCCACTAGATGATGATGCTGGTAGAAGCGT GGTTACTGAATCCCTTTGTGATAGTCAGACATGCCCAATAGATTTGATAACTCCTCCTGATGATTGCCATGTTAATTACACACTGTCCTTTTCACTTCAA ATCTGTCGTGTTGAGGATCTTCTTGTCAGTGGCCTTATCAAGGGAAGTATAATCCACATCCACAGAGCTAGGACAATTGTTGTTGACACAGACGGCATGATTGTTGCATCAGAATTGG GTTGCAGTGAAGGTATTGGAAAGGGTATTTATTCTAATGGAGCTGGTGGTGGAGCTGGCCACGGGGGACGAGGTGGGTCAGGATTTTTcaatgggaggttgagcaatgGTGGTCATGAATATGGTAGTGCTGATCTTCCTTGCGAGTTGGGAAGTGGAACTGAGGGGCCCAATGAGTCATATCAACATGTGAATGGAGGCGGGATGATTG TTGTTGGATCCATCCAGTGGCCACTGTTAAGGCTTGATGTCTATGGATCTTTGAGGGCTGATGGTCAAAGTGGTGGgaagaaaacaataaatggTAACAGTTCATTGATCGGTGGACTTGGTGGAGGTTCTGGTGGGACTATCCTTCTTTTCCTTGAAGAGCTCACACTTGAGAATCGTTCATTGTTATCTGTTGTCGGGGGCAATGGTGGCTTTCCtggtggtggcggtggtggtggtggtagaGTTCATTTTCATTGGTCTAAGATTTATGTTGGGATTGAGTATGTTCCAGTGGCAACTATACATGGTTCCATTAACAGCAG TGGAGGTGCTGGTGACAATGGTGATCTTTCCGGTGAAATGGGCACTGTTACTGGAAAAAAATGCCCCAAAGGTCTGTATGGTACATTCTGCCAG GAATGTCCTATTGGCACCTATAAAGATGTGGATGGCTCTGATGAAAGTCTTTGTACTCCCTGTCCTCTTGACCTTCTTCCCAGGCGTGCAAATTTCATATATGTACgag GGGGAGTTAGCCAGCCATTTTGTCCCTATAAATGCATTTCTGATAAGTATAGGGTGCCAAATTGTTTTACACCTCTTGAGGAATTGATGTATACCTTTGGAGGCCCGTGGCCTTTTGGGCTTCTTATGTCTGTCATCATAGTGCTTCTGGCTCTTCTATTGAGTACTCTGAGAATTAAATTGATTGGATCAAGCTCTTCATACGGGACAAATTCAACAGAGCACCATAGTCATGACCATTTTCCATATCTTCTTTCCCTATCAGAG GTACGGGGAACCAGAGCCGAGGAAACTCAAAGTCATGTGCACAGAATGTACTTTATGGGTCCCAATACCTTTAGAGAACCCTGGCATCTTCCTTACTCTCCAGCCAATGCAATTATCAAGATTGT GTATGAAGATGCTTTTAACAGATTTATTGATGAAATCAACTCTGTTGCTGCATATGATTGGTGGGAAGGGTCCATTCATAGCATACTTACAGTGCTTGCATATCCTTGTGCCTGGTCTTGGAAACAATGGCGGCGGAGAAAGAAGATTCATCGCCTTCAGGAATATGTCAAGTCTGAATATGACCATTCATGTCTCCGATCTTGTAGATCACGTGCTTTATACAAGGGGATGAAG GTTGGAGCTACACCAGACTTGATGGTTGcatatattgattttttcctTGGTGGTGATGAGAAGCGTTTAGACATGGTATCCATTATACAGATGAGGTTCCCTATGTGCATTATTTTTGGTGGAAATGGAAGCTATATGTCACCTTATAATCTTCACAGTGATGCATTGTTGACCAATCTTCTTGGCCAG CATGTTCCAGCAACTGTTTGGAATCGATTGGTTTCTGGTCTTAATGCTCAATTGAGGACTGTGAGGGCAGGATCAGTTTGTTCCACATTGCTTCCTGTTATTGATTGGATAAGTAGTCATGGAAACCCCCAACTTGAGTTCCATGGGGTTAAGATTGAGCTAGGGTGGTTTCAACCAACTGCTTCTGGATACTATCAGCTCGGTATCCTAGTTGTGGTTGGTGATTATTCTCTGCAGAGGCACCACTCTGATTTGTTGGATGGAAGTGATGAGTATCCAAGGTAA